The following proteins are co-located in the Nitrospinota bacterium genome:
- the lexA gene encoding transcriptional repressor LexA, with protein MHLTKKQKLIFDFIVSFLEKNGYAPSIVEICEYFGLSSPATIHKHLTNLEGKGLIRRQKNMSRAIEPVRKEDQIRAGSAEVPLLGLIAAGSPIEAYPGEDTVAIPEDMLGRNRTYVLKVRGESMIEDQIRDGDFVIVDERQYADNGDTVVALVDGEAVTLKRFFREGGSVRLQPANSAMEPIILPADSVKIQGVVIGLLRKF; from the coding sequence ATGCACCTGACGAAAAAGCAGAAGCTTATTTTCGATTTTATCGTTTCATTCCTGGAGAAAAACGGGTACGCACCCAGCATTGTGGAAATTTGCGAATATTTCGGGCTTTCATCCCCAGCCACAATCCACAAGCATTTGACCAACCTGGAGGGCAAAGGGCTTATCCGCCGCCAGAAGAACATGAGCCGGGCCATCGAGCCTGTGCGCAAGGAGGACCAAATCCGGGCCGGGTCGGCGGAGGTGCCGCTGCTGGGGCTTATCGCCGCCGGATCGCCCATCGAGGCCTATCCGGGGGAGGACACTGTGGCCATCCCGGAGGACATGCTTGGGCGGAACAGGACATATGTTCTCAAGGTTCGCGGGGAGTCAATGATCGAGGACCAGATACGGGACGGGGATTTTGTGATCGTGGACGAGCGCCAGTACGCCGACAACGGGGACACGGTGGTGGCCCTGGTGGACGGAGAGGCGGTGACGCTGAAAAGGTTTTTCCGTGAAGGAGGCTCGGTGCGCCTTCAGCCGGCAAATTCGGCCATGGAGCCGATAATCCTTCCGGCGGATTCGGTGAAAATCCAGGGGGTGGTCATCGGATTGCTGCGGAAATTTTGA
- a CDS encoding DUF302 domain-containing protein: MKLGIDKTVAGEFDTVLEKTKEALKSEGFGILTTIDVKATMKEKLGADFENYVILGACNPPLAHKALTATREVGLLMPCNVVVREVGPGRISVSAVNPAMFAQVMPEVDLSEMATQASAKLTTAIGKV, encoded by the coding sequence ATGAAACTGGGCATAGATAAAACCGTGGCGGGCGAATTTGACACGGTGCTGGAAAAAACGAAAGAAGCGCTCAAGAGCGAAGGATTCGGCATACTCACGACCATAGACGTGAAGGCCACAATGAAGGAAAAGCTGGGCGCCGATTTTGAAAATTACGTGATTCTCGGCGCGTGCAATCCCCCCTTGGCCCACAAGGCCCTCACCGCCACCCGCGAGGTGGGGCTGCTCATGCCGTGCAACGTGGTCGTGCGCGAGGTTGGCCCGGGGCGTATATCGGTGAGCGCCGTCAATCCCGCCATGTTCGCCCAGGTGATGCCGGAGGTGGACCTTTCGGAGATGGCCACACAGGCTTCGGCCAAGCTGACCACCGCCATCGGCAAGGTGTGA
- a CDS encoding BrnT family toxin has protein sequence MASPRTSFEWDARKDKENLAKHGVSFALAQSAFFDPKRVIARDLKHGAGEERYYCIGKASGGILTVRFTWRGGRIRIIGAGYWRKGKVAYEKAGNAD, from the coding sequence ATGGCTTCACCAAGAACCAGCTTTGAATGGGACGCGCGCAAGGACAAGGAAAACCTCGCGAAGCACGGAGTTTCGTTTGCGCTTGCCCAGTCGGCGTTTTTCGATCCGAAACGCGTTATCGCCAGGGATTTAAAGCATGGGGCCGGTGAAGAACGATATTACTGCATAGGCAAGGCGAGCGGAGGCATACTCACCGTCCGTTTCACGTGGCGCGGCGGGCGGATACGGATAATAGGGGCCGGTTACTGGCGAAAGGGAAAAGTTGCATATGAAAAAGCGGGCAACGCGGATTAA
- a CDS encoding CopG family transcriptional regulator, producing MKKRATRIKYTDEPVDMEVIRDFLPPPEKLVAKEPSVKVTLSLTRNSVEFFKRQAKLRHVPYQTMIKKTLDLYAEINQSK from the coding sequence ATGAAAAAGCGGGCAACGCGGATTAAGTACACTGACGAGCCGGTTGACATGGAGGTGATAAGGGACTTCCTGCCGCCGCCGGAGAAGCTTGTGGCAAAGGAACCGTCGGTGAAGGTGACGTTGAGCCTCACAAGGAACAGCGTTGAATTTTTCAAGCGGCAGGCCAAGCTGCGCCATGTGCCGTATCAGACGATGATAAAAAAGACCCTGGACTTATATGCCGAGATCAACCAGTCGAAGTGA